The following are from one region of the Vitis riparia cultivar Riparia Gloire de Montpellier isolate 1030 chromosome 14, EGFV_Vit.rip_1.0, whole genome shotgun sequence genome:
- the LOC117930599 gene encoding uncharacterized protein LOC117930599: MAEISSVHDGDEGFGDFKFASFTNPTVHFNQINGTDFTDDEWGDFVVHPLSNVLSHIQSSSNPSQTAKPFDPFGFFPNDSAKPSESVVSCVDSVPTRSESEKKQWVKPQGALPLSIFGEEEEEKEEKESDSSEPAKTFDHKRVDSAKHGPKVDPVVGINDILSNLYSQNQQIKGENGSPAVSNGRNLNSNSDSNALHADLVDGDDGIDDDDGWEFKGAVSENSKVQVGSGLLGLEVETTAKQEMQAGQENPDGGKYTSGFCNALDGSRDFFAAPNGLWQESSNGAKGMSGFHNAPDSSGDFCAASNGLWQENSEGAKYASGFHHAPHNSSSLFDASNVLWQESEGTKNTSGFHNAPDNSSGFFDASNGFWQESRGSGFHIASGNSRDLFDASKGLWQEPEGAKHVSGSHNGPDSSSDFFDASNELWQENPEASKQVSGLHNAPDNSGVLFAASTELWQENSGGENYTSGFINAPDSSTDFFSMSNGLWQENAEGTKASSGFHNATNSSTDPFAVSNGLSYEPSKLDIGFDFKPTLGQNDTIADSNSTGKLIDSENVLKPYLGDENVDPDENFGEFKDAFSETELMYEEEQKLAGISHPGVQVPKFDGGIQENEGKPVNHKGALPLSMFSYGELETDDSLNHQDFLAYKPNINDLISSLYNQSEPSTSVDSAQKPSENGFSFAETVLDSDIVNGSDDFDDDSWEFKDAFSGAKAEDMTSAHGVDNAHQNFSTKVELKDYVDFYLKLKEESCFVALCHLDSLKKAKTDAALSGEDVKAVALDEEIKEACKELSQENMLPKEVNPENGPPRNICLDGFLEDLCGPKFQVLESEYHLSRRLSLAEKDLRSAVELFKHATSILKILMLGSMDEVTNYVSTWSRMISVCAQELKQGAFIWKQSLQKNVHNQILFEPRGQKFILALGEIYRIVKVLGASARLFKLWVLLSSAKVDIFVLLEECSTIWSSSGLEDALHCICDPVGFEYDATVQALLASIKHVHDLDVLPLQNHIFAQQKPICQLSLLTPEMVPGMKMVAWNGNHYFLTLANLWANLISSDPPKLPDLQTG; the protein is encoded by the exons ATGGCGGAGATTTCATCCGTCCACGACGGCGACGAGGGTTTTGGGGATTTCAAATTTGCCTCCTTCACAAATCCGACCGTCCATTTCAATCAGATCAACGGCACAGATTTCACCGACGATGAATGGGGCGATTTCGTCGTACACCCACTCTCCAATGTACTCTCCCACATTCAATCATCGTCCAACCCCTCCCAAACCGCAAAGCCCTTCGACCCTTTTGGTTTCTTCCCCAACGATTCAGCGAAGCCCTCCGAATCGGTGGTGAGCTGCGTGGACTCAGTGCCGACTCGATCTGAATCCGAGAAGAAACAGTGGGTTAAGCCTCAAGGTGCCTTGCCGTTATCGATCTttggggaggaggaggaggagaaggaagAGAAGGAATCTGATTCCTCCGAGCCCGCGAAGACTTTCGATCACAAACGAGTCGATTCTGCGAAGCACGGACCGAAGGTGGATCCGGTTGTTGGGATTAATgatattctttcaaatttgtaCAGTCAGAATCAGCAGATCAAGGGTGAAAATGGGTCGCCTGCGGTCTCTAATGGGCGGAATTTGAACTCAAATTCGGATTCAAATGCGTTGCATGCGGATTTGGTTGATGGGGATGATGgtattgatgatgatgatggatggGAATTCAAGGGTGCCGTCTCTGAAAATTCTAAG GTACAAGTGGGTTCAGGATTATTAGGACTGGAAGTTGAGACAACAGCAAAGCAAGAAATGCAGGCGg GGCAGGAAAATCCTGATGGAGGCAAATACACATCTGGATTTTGCAATGCTTTGGATGGTTCTAGAGATTTCTTTGCTGCACCAAATGGGCTTTGGCAAGAAAGTTCTAATGGAGCCAAAGGCATGTCTGGTTTTCACAATGCTCCTGATAGCTCGGGTGATTTCTGTGCTGCTTCAAATGGGCTTTGGCAGGAAAATTCTGAGGGAGCCAAATATGCATCTGGGTTTCACCATGCTCCTCATAATTCTAGTAGTTTGTTTGATGCATCAAATGTGCTTTGGCAGGAATCTGAGGGAACCAAAAACACATCTGGGTTTCACAATGCTCCTGATAATTCTAGTGGTTTCTTTGATGCTTCAAATGGGTTTTGGCAAGAATCTAGGGGATCTGGGTTTCACATTGCCTCTGGTAATTCTAGGGATTTGTTTGATGCATCAAAAGGGCTTTGGCAGGAACCTGAGGGAGCCAAACACGTAAGTGGGTCTCACAATGGTCCAGATAGTTCTAGTGATTTCTTTGATGCATCAAATGAGCTTTGGCAGGAAAATCCTGAGGCATCAAAACAAGTATCTGGGCTTCACAATGCTCCAGATAATTCTGGTGTTTTATTTGCTGCATCGACTGAACTTTGGCAGGAAAATTCTGGAGGAGAAAATTACACATCTGGGTTTATCAATGCTCCAGATAGTTcaactgattttttttccatgtcaAATGGGCTTTGGCAGGAAAATGCTGAGGGAACCAAAGCCTCATCTGGGTTTCACAATGCTACAAATAGTTCTACTGATCCTTTTGCTGTGTCAAATGGACTTTCTTATGAACCTAGCAAATTGGATATTGGATTTGATTTCAAACCAACTCTTGGACAAAATGATACCATTGCAGATTCAAACTCTACAGGCAAGCTGATTGATAGTGAGAATGTGTTGAAGCCTTATCTGGGAGATGAAAATGTTGATCCTGATGAAAATTTTGGGGAATTTAAGGATGCGTTTTCTGAAACCGAGTTGATGTATGAG GAAGAGCAAAAGCTTGCTGGCATTTCTCATCCTGGGGTTCAAGTTCCCAAGTTTGATGGTGGAATCCAG GAAAATGAGGGAAAGCCAGTGAATCATAAAGGAGCTCTGCCCCTGTCTATGTTTAGCTATGGAGAACTGGAAACTGATGATTCTTTGAATCATCAAGATTTTTTGGCTTACAAGCCCAAC ATTAATGATCTTATATCAAGTTTATACAACCAATCTGAGCCAAGCACATCTGTTGATTCTGCCCAAAAACCAAGTGAAAATGGGTTTAGTTTTGCTGAAACAGTGCTGGATTCTGATATAGTTAATGGTAGCGATGATTTTGATGACGATTCCTGGGAATTTAAGGATGCCTTTTCAGGAGCCAAAGCTGAAGATATGACTTCTGCTCATGGTGTTGATAATGCACATCAAAACTTTTCTACCAAAGTAGAGTTAAAGGATTATGTCGACTTCTATTTGAAATTGAAAGAGGAGTCATGCTTTGTTGCACTCTGCCATCTTGACAGTCTTAAG AAAGCTAAAACTGATGCTGCCCTGTCTGGTGAAGATGTGAAAGCAGTGGCTCTTGACGAGGAGATCAAG GAAGCCTGCAAGGAATTGTCCCAAGAGAATATGCTCCCCAAAGAAGTCAATCCTGAGAATGGTCCACCAAGAAATATTTGCCTTGATGGATTTCTTGAAGATCTGTGTGGACCAAAGTTTCAAGTGCTTGAGTCTGAATATCACTTATCAAGAAGACTATCATTG GCAGAGAAGGATTTGAGGTCAGCAGTTGAACTCTTTAAACATGCTACATCAATACTAAAGATTCTCATGTTGGGATCGATGGACGAGGTGACCAACTATGTTTCCACATGGTCTAGAATGATCTCTGTTTGTGCTCAAGAGTTGAAACAGGGTGCCTTTATTTGGAAgcaatcattgcagaagaatgttCACAATCAAATACTATTTGAACCTCGAG GCCAGAAGTTTATTCTTGCCCTTGGAGAGATTTACAGAATAGTCAAAGTTCTTGGTGCCTCGGCCAGACTTTTCAAGCTATGGGTATTGTTAAGTTCTGCAAAAGTTGACATATTTGTTCTTTTGGAGGAATGTTCTACCATATGGTCAAGTTCAGGACTTGAAGACGCTCTCCACTGTATATGTGATCCAGTTGGTTTTGAATATGATGCGACTGTCCAGGCATTACTGGCATCCATCAAACATGTTCATGATCTTGATGTGCTCCCTCTTCAAAACCACATCTTTGCTCAACAAAAACCTATTTGTCAGCTGTCATTGCTAACACCAGAAATGGTGCCTG gtatgaaaatggtggcttggAATGGGAATCACTACTTTCTGACACTAGCTAATTTGTGGGCAAATCTGATTAGTTCTGATCCTCCTAAGTTGCCAGACCTACAAACTGGGTGA
- the LOC117931185 gene encoding serine--tRNA ligase yields the protein MLDINLFREDKGHNPEIIRESQRRRYANVELVDEVIHLDKEWRQRQFEYENLRKEFNKINKQVAKLKISGEDASEMIKSTDENKRLTAKKEAEVQEALAALNSKLEIIGNLVHDSVPVSNDEANNAVIRSWGEKKVEPKLKNHVELVELLGIADLKKGANIAGGRGFYLKGDGVRLNQALINFGLDFLEKRGYTALQTPFFMRKDIMAKCAQLAQFDEELYKVTGEGDDKYLIATAEQPLCAYHLDDWIHPSQLPLRYAGYSSCFRKEAGSHGRDTLGIFRVHQFEKVEQFCITSPNGNDSWDMHEEMIKNSEDFYKMLNIPYQVVAIVSGALNDAAAKKYDLEGWFPASQTYRELVSCSNCTDYQSRRLEIRYGQKKSNEQIKQYVHLLNSTLTATERTICCILENYQKEDGVEVPEPLRPFMGGKTFLPFQTSPATEAKGKKSKA from the exons ATGTTGGACATCAACCTCTTCAGAGAAGACAAGGGCCACAACCCTGAAATCATCCGCGAGTCCCAACGACGTCGTTACGCCAACGTTGAGCTCGTCGACGAAGTCATCCACCTCGACAAAGAATGGCGCCAGC GTCAATTCGAGTATGAGAATCTCCGTAAGGAGTTCAACAAGATCAACAAACAAGTTGCTAAGCTCAAAATT TCTGGTGAGGATGCAAGTGAAATGATCAAGAGCACAGATGAGAACAAGAGGTTAACTGCCAAAAAAGAAGCTGAAGTTCAGGAGGCTTTAGCAGCACTGAACTCAAAATTGGAAATAATTGGAAATCTTGTTCATGATTCAGTTCCAGTGAGCAACGATGAG GCAAATAATGCTGTTATTCGGTCATGGGGTGAGAAAAAAGTGGAGCCAAAACTAAAGAATCATGTTGAGCTTGTTGAACTTCTTGGAATTGCAGATTTGAAGAAAG GTGCTAATATAGCAGGGGGTAGAGGTTTCTACCTGAAAGGAGATGGTGTACGTCTTAATCAAGCCCTCATCAACTTTGGTCTTGATTTTTTGGAGAAAAGGGGATATACAGCATTGCAAACTCCATTCTTCATGAGAAAAGATATCATGGCAAAGTGTGCTCAATTAGCACAATTTGATGAAGAACTTTACAAG GTAACTGGTGAGGGAGATGACAAATATCTGATTGCAACAGCCGAACAACCCCTCTGTGCTTATCATTTGGATGATTGGATACATCCTTCCCAGTTACCCTTAAG ATATGCTGGATATTCATCTTGTTTTCGTAAAGAGGCTGGATCGCACGGTCGGGATACTTTGGGAATATTTCGAGTTCACCAGTTTGAGAAAGTGGAGCAGTTCTGCATTACCAGCCCAAATGGAAATGACTCTTGGGACATGCATGAGGAAATGATTAAAAACTCAGAGGACTTTTACAAGATG CTAAACATTCCCTATCAAGTTGTTGCCATTGTTTCTGGTGCCTTGAATGATGCAGCTGCAAAGAAGTATGATTTGGAAGGATGGTTCCCTGCATCCCAGACTTACAGAGAGCTGGTCTCGTGTTCAAATTGTACCGACTACCAGTCCAGAAGATTAGAAATTCGATATGGACAGAAAAAG AGCAATGAGCAGATAAAGCAATATGTTCACTTGTTGAACTCTACCCTCACAGCAACTGAGAGGACCATCTGCTGCATCCTTGAGAACTACCAGAAGGAAGATGGTGTTGAGGTACCAGAGCCTTTGCGACCGTTCATGGGTGGAAAGACCTTCCTACCTTTCCAGACCAGCCCAGCAACAGAAGCCAAAGGGAAGAAATCCAAGGCCTAG